One Lysinibacillus fusiformis genomic window carries:
- a CDS encoding succinate CoA transferase, which produces MEEKLAKKLRNEQLRSKVVTAEEAASWIKDGMVLGMSGFTRAGDVKVVPLALVEKAKTESFKVDVYTGASLGPEVDQYLAEAGVIRKRGPFQADSGIRNKINSGDITYVDAHLSHNAELVRQGIIGPIDFAIIEAAAITEDGLLIPTTSVGNSPIFVQEADQVIIELNVAQLDALEGIHDIYVPGPQGKRSPISLQNASDRLGTIGIPLDLDKVKGIVISDILDAPSTIVPADEETDIMANHLLNFLREEIKVGRLTTSLRPLQSGVGSVANAVLLGFKDSEFENLEVYSEVLQDAVFDLIDAGKVSFASATSITLSEEVGNRVYGNFERYADKLVLRPQEISNQPEIIRRLGLISVNTALELDIYGNVNSTHVSGTKMMNGIGGSGDFARNARLGIFVTKSYAKGGKISSIVPMVPHVDHTEHDVDVIVTEQGVADLRGLAPKERVGRIIDNCAHPEYREQLWAYFNAANEATGGHHTPHDLEKALSWHVNLAKNGTMKDPSFAK; this is translated from the coding sequence ATGGAAGAAAAGTTAGCGAAAAAGCTTCGTAATGAACAGTTGCGCAGTAAAGTTGTAACAGCAGAAGAAGCAGCCTCTTGGATTAAGGATGGTATGGTACTGGGGATGAGTGGATTTACACGTGCTGGTGACGTAAAAGTGGTACCGCTTGCACTAGTAGAGAAAGCAAAAACAGAGAGCTTCAAGGTAGATGTATACACAGGCGCATCACTTGGACCAGAAGTTGACCAATACTTAGCAGAAGCTGGCGTTATTCGCAAGCGTGGTCCTTTCCAAGCAGATTCTGGTATTCGTAACAAAATCAACAGCGGTGACATCACATATGTCGACGCACATTTGTCACACAATGCTGAACTAGTACGCCAAGGCATCATTGGTCCAATCGATTTTGCTATTATCGAAGCGGCTGCTATTACAGAAGACGGCTTACTAATTCCAACAACTTCAGTTGGCAACTCTCCAATTTTTGTGCAAGAGGCTGACCAAGTAATCATCGAGCTAAACGTAGCACAGCTTGATGCATTAGAAGGTATCCATGATATTTACGTACCAGGTCCACAAGGTAAACGTTCACCGATCTCTCTGCAAAATGCATCGGATCGCCTTGGTACTATTGGTATTCCACTAGATTTAGATAAAGTTAAAGGTATTGTTATTTCAGATATATTAGATGCACCATCGACAATTGTCCCGGCCGATGAGGAAACAGATATTATGGCAAATCATCTACTGAATTTCCTTCGCGAAGAAATTAAAGTAGGTCGTTTAACAACGAGTTTACGTCCATTACAATCTGGAGTAGGTTCAGTAGCGAATGCTGTATTACTAGGATTCAAAGATTCGGAATTTGAAAACTTAGAAGTTTATTCAGAAGTACTACAAGATGCAGTATTTGATTTAATTGATGCAGGTAAAGTAAGTTTTGCATCTGCTACTTCTATTACTCTATCCGAAGAAGTAGGAAACCGTGTATACGGTAATTTTGAAAGATATGCTGACAAATTAGTATTACGTCCGCAGGAAATTTCGAATCAGCCTGAAATTATTCGTCGACTCGGGTTGATATCTGTTAATACAGCACTCGAATTAGATATTTATGGAAATGTAAACTCTACACATGTATCCGGTACAAAAATGATGAACGGTATTGGTGGTTCAGGTGATTTTGCACGTAATGCACGTTTGGGTATTTTTGTGACGAAATCGTACGCTAAAGGCGGTAAAATATCAAGTATCGTGCCAATGGTGCCACATGTTGACCATACGGAGCACGATGTTGATGTTATCGTAACAGAACAAGGTGTAGCAGATTTACGTGGTCTAGCACCAAAAGAGCGCGTTGGGCGCATTATTGATAACTGTGCTCACCCTGAATACCGTGAACAATTATGGGCGTACTTTAACGCAGCGAATGAAGCAACAGGTGGTCACCATACACCACATGATTTAGAAAAAGCATTGTCTTGGCACGTGAACTTGGCGAAGAACGGCACGATGAAAGATCCATCATTTGCTAAATAA
- the chrR gene encoding class II chromate reductase ChrR (The defining protein previously, in error, was in a different rule for naming class I chromate reductases.), which yields MVKQLLRNHSSVRIYDGNPISKEIVEDLIATAQMAATSHFVQAYSVIWVTDEEKKEKLGLLSGNPRQYETSGGAFVFCVDFKRLQMAGKLEDVDIVADSAENVLVGVADVSLFAQNFVIAAESMGYGICYIGGVRNKPEEISELFNLPDLVFPLFGLTIGVPARRNEVKPRLPVTAILHENEYNSEKYTELLPAYNETLEAYYTSRSSNRKIDNWTKQMADFLIEQRRPFINDFLAKKGFNWK from the coding sequence ATGGTTAAACAATTATTACGTAATCATTCTTCAGTTCGCATTTACGATGGCAATCCTATATCAAAAGAAATTGTTGAAGATTTAATTGCTACAGCTCAAATGGCTGCAACATCACATTTTGTACAAGCATATAGTGTTATTTGGGTAACAGATGAAGAGAAAAAGGAAAAATTAGGTTTACTGTCCGGTAATCCACGCCAATACGAAACATCCGGTGGTGCCTTTGTCTTTTGCGTAGATTTCAAACGTCTACAAATGGCAGGTAAATTAGAAGATGTTGATATCGTCGCAGATTCAGCCGAAAACGTACTTGTTGGAGTAGCAGATGTATCATTATTCGCGCAAAATTTCGTGATTGCAGCAGAATCTATGGGATACGGCATTTGCTATATTGGTGGTGTACGTAATAAGCCGGAGGAAATAAGCGAACTATTTAATCTGCCTGATTTGGTTTTCCCACTATTTGGCTTAACAATCGGTGTGCCTGCTCGCCGCAATGAAGTAAAACCTCGCTTACCAGTGACAGCAATACTTCATGAAAACGAATATAATTCAGAAAAATATACAGAACTTTTACCAGCTTATAACGAAACATTGGAAGCTTATTATACTAGTCGATCCTCAAATCGTAAAATCGATAATTGGACTAAACAGATGGCTGACTTCTTAATTGAACAACGTCGCCCATTCATTAATGATTTTCTAGCAAAAAAAGGTTTTAACTGGAAATAA